The following DNA comes from Oryzias melastigma strain HK-1 unplaced genomic scaffold, ASM292280v2 sc01272, whole genome shotgun sequence.
agcTAACATGGATTTgggaaaaaatgcacaaaatacagtttaataaGACTTCTATGTGTTTCACTAGTACTGTGACgatgactatatatatatttttttggttttagcaAATATATAGATGCAGAAACAGACAACTAATAAGTATATATGACTGTCAGTTCaatctttaataaataaatgttaaaaaaatgctatatacTCTGATGAATGTGTTGCAGACTTACCCAATGCAGAAACAGCTGATCAGAGTACCAAAGAAGGCGAAGGTCAGCACAGATCCCAAGTTGGCAATAAATCGTCTCTAAAACATTGATTGAAAGTAGTAGAAAATACAGGAAACATTACATCCATATTTTGGATAGTGTTTCTCAGCGTTTAGGATGCATGGGGACAGCAGCCTCACCTGATCCAGGGTGTAAGCTCCATAGAAGATGATGGGTGGCAGGAACACATTGAAAAGCACATCCAGATCAAAGGTCTCCTGTAAAAGACAGAGCTGGTGTGTTCGCGGCTGACAGGGCTCCCAGGGGAGCACGAGGATCCGGTCCACGAAATGTGACTGACTGACAGGGATTACACATTATtctgcataaatgtggtttCCTTTGAATCCCAATGTGACAACAATACAACTTAATCAAAAACAGTTTAGGCAAGATTTCAATTAGAATATGCGGTAGACAGATGGTGCTTTAATAAAACACAGTAGTTATCAAAAGCTGTCAAATGTGGCATTTCTTGCCTTAGAAGTCTCTTCATAATGTTGTAAAAGTGCACTTACAATTGTTTCTACACTGACTAGAGCTGATTAAAGCAAAGCAACGCTGTGAGAAGCATCACTGATTATCATCAACTTAATAGctcgcttaaaaaaaaagaaaaaaaaagaaaaaagcaattaCTGCTACTGTAATTCACAAGAAAAGCCCACTCTACCTACAATCCACACTGCAGCCAGAGAGCATCCTTGTACACTCTGTCCTCTTTGTGTCTGTCTCTCATCCTTATCAATCTGACGCAATGCAAGCCACTCAGAAAGGTAGCCTTTCATGCTTTTCAACCTTGAAGCCTTTTCATGTGTGCTGGGGTGCATTCTTCAGATCAAAAAGGCTGTGATAATTAATTCAGATCAAAATAATGTCATCCCAAAAGTCCATATCTGTTTGATTTGGGTGTAAAGAACTAAAAGTATGGAGGACAGCGACCTTGGGTTGCCACAAACTGAGCACAATACATATTtagataaattgattttttttaaaaagcgtgGGTTTGAATGAGCGTTGCATTGGAAATATGAAAAATTATCCTTTTTAAATGATCATGCTGGAGAGCAACAATATTCTCCCAAATAATTCACCCTTGGAGAGGTTACCGGGGCAACAAATTACTTCCataataataaattacttaTTTGTGGCCGCAATTATCCAAAAAGCACAATGTCTGTGCGTTTCTTTCAGTCTATGTGGGAACAGAAAACTGCATGACAGAGACTAATCGAGTCAATCGAGTCAATAAATAATGCAAATGTTGGTGGTTTTCCTTCTGAGGGCTACCTGCAGCACATCGTCAACGATGGAGGTGTGTTGTAAGCACTAACTGCTTCTTCAGTTGAGCAGCACTAAATTTAATCAGACCACAAACTTTAATGCTGCACTCCCAAGTGGCACATAATGGACTCAGCGATGCAGTGAAATTCTTATCTCTCCCTGCAAGGTCCCCATATGTATCCGGCTTAATGGCTTGAAAGCTTCACACAGCCTGACTGGTGTAATGGCCTTTGTAGCCGCCTATGCTGGTTTGCTAATGAGACCCCAGCATCCTTAAAAGGCCAGAGTCCAAAGCATTAATGAAGAGTTACAATCAGACCAGAAGATttgcagcttctttttttctacccTTTAAGGGTAGAAATTATTTCTTCAATTGGACtcacattttctcatttctttaaaaagttatgactGAAAAAGTCATCGTTTGGCTTCTTTGATATGAAAACCACTTTGATCAAAACactcaaacagaaaaatgaagctggaaaacagaaaagataCTCAa
Coding sequences within:
- the LOC112141960 gene encoding sodium/hydrogen exchanger 6-like; this translates as MRDRHKEDRVYKDALWLQCGFQSHFVDRILVLPWEPCQPRTHQLCLLQETFDLDVLFNVFLPPIIFYGAYTLDQRRFIANLGSVLTFAFFGTLISCFCIGVCIYGVTRLMVLLGQAADGDYSFVDCLLFGAITSATDPGI